A section of the Oncorhynchus nerka isolate Pitt River linkage group LG3, Oner_Uvic_2.0, whole genome shotgun sequence genome encodes:
- the si:ch1073-416j23.1 gene encoding rac GTPase-activating protein 1 isoform X1: MGEAFIRELLSLFLQRIAVEENAMNNTELEFIEVVNNYDATRKKWLHAELELKRHKALLLKSDIAQAALEVKLKHCRNQVDVEIKKRYKAEADFQYLQRQMQLMCDILVHDSKSNACLNDEQRSLLANFNHRGANVTQHKSKRLSVIDESSFLSHSDISYDRTDDDMDLDVTAVKPLKSRAREKRRSSMGPTVGAHAGKRGRVGGRSDDLLERRPMEKEVETTIVTASVTTPESGGQIHMVIDITQETPEKLPRTYRKEHQISSVGEQTSVWTPNDETAVDHDTTVEPDTMTEMESTTEPRFNQVFTPTVSKTLRHYFLSKTVIRPETCVPCGKRIRFGKMAVKCRDCRVVAHPECKPKCLESCSASCGAHGAEDTLESFAPPTQPRIPQIIVQCVNEIEKRGLEEKGIYRVPGGERMVKALRERYINGKRPLMLSRVDEIHVVCGLLKDFLRKLKEPLITFRLHRTFMEACEIPDDDDSAAIMYRAIGDLPKPNRETLAFLMLHLQRVMQSPLCQMDKNNLSRVFGPTIVGHGMAEPSPMTIMRDTNIQPMVIGRMLSFPAEYWKRLIMVARDQVISSVVDANINSESHSTDRDRLFKPLTSPELSKYPKTPTSGSLKGRMKNAFNNTNRAKTDPGKNKFFTSPN; encoded by the exons ATGGGCGAAGCCTTTATCAGGgagcttctctctctgttccttcaACGGATTGCTGTGGAGGAAAATGCAATGAACAACACTGAACTTG AGTTTATTGAGGTAGTAAATAACTATGATGCCACAAGGAAGAAATGGTTACATGCAGAGCTGGAGCTGAAGAGGCACAAGGCGCTACTGTTGAAGTCCGACATAGCCCAGGCTGCCCTGGAGGTCAAACTAAAACACTGTCGCAACCAGGTCGATGTGGAGATCAAGAAGCGCTACAAGGCTGAGGCAGACTTTCAATACCTG CAGCGGCAGATGCAACTGATGTGTGACATACTGGTCCACGACAGCAAGTCCAATGCCTGTCTGAATGACGAGCAGAGATCTCTGCTGGCCAACTTCAACCACAGGGGAGCCAACGTCACCCAGCACAAGAGCAAACG ATTATCTGTCATCGATGAGTCTTCATTCCTGTCTCACTCTGATATTAGTTACGATAGAACTGATGACGACATG GACCTGGATGTGACAGCCGTGAAACCACTTAAGTCGAGAGCAAGGGAAAAAAGG CGCTCCTCCATGGGACCGACTGTCGGTGCGCAcgcagggaagaggggaagagtcGGTGGCCGTTCAGACGATCTCCTTGAAAGAAGACCAATGGAAAAG GAAGTTGAGACTACGATTGTGACCGCGTCCGTTACAACCCCAGAGAGCGGAGGTCAAATTCACATGGTGATCGACATCACCCAGGAAACACCTGAGAAACTACCCAGGACTTACCGGAAGGAGCACCAGATTTCATCTGTTGGCG AGCAAACGTCCGTGTGGACTCCCAATGATGAAACCGCTGTTGATCATGATACTACCGTGGAGCCGGACACCATGACAGAAATGGAGTCCACCACAGAGCCTAGATTTAACCAGGTGTTCACTCCCACTGTTAGCAAAACTTTGCGGCACTACTTCCTGTCTAAAACG GTGATTCGTCCAGAAACATGTGTTCCATGTGGGAAGAGGATCCGGTTTGGGAAGATGGCTGTGAAGTGCAGGGACTGCCGTGTGGTAGCTCATCCCGAATGTAAACCGAAGTGCCTAGAAAGCTGCTCTGCCTCATGTGGAGCTCATGGAGCTGAG GACACGTTAGAGAGCTTTGCCCCACCTACCCAGCCTAGAATCCCTCAGATTATTGTTCAGTGCGTGAATGAAATTGAGAAAAGAGGATTGGAGGAG AAAGGCATCTACCGTGTTCCTGGGGGTGAGCGTATGGTGAAGGCGCTGAGGGAGAGATACATTAATGGGAAAAGGCCGCTCATGCTCAGTAGAGTGGATGAGATCCACGTTGTCTGTGGACTTCTCAAGGACTTCCTGAGGAAACTGAAGGAGCCTCTCATCACCTTCAGGCTGCATAGAACCTTCATGGAGGCCTGTG AGATTCCAGATGATGACGACAGCGCAGCAATAATGTACCGGGCCATAGGGGATCTGCCTAAGCCCAACAGAGAGACACTGGCTTTCCTCATGCTTCATCTGCAGAG AGTCATGCAGAGCCCCCTCTGTCAGATGGACAAGAACAATTTGTCCAGAGTGTTTGGACCAACCATTGTTGGACATGGAATGGCAGAGCCCTCCCCAATGACCATTATGAGGGACACAAACATTCAGCCAATG GTCATAGGCAGAATGCTGTCGTTCCCTGCTGAGTACTGGAAACGCCTCATCATGGTGGCGAGGGACCAAGTTATATCATCAGTTGTCGACGCCAACATCAATAGCGAGAGCCACAGTACAGACCGAG ATCGTCTGTTTAAACCGCTGACTTCCCCTGAGCTGAGTAAATACCCCAAGACTCCTACCAGTGGTTCTCTTAAGGGCAGAATGAAGAATGCCTTCAACAATAC TAACAGGGCAAAGACTGACCCGGGCAAAAATAAGTTCTTCACATCCCCCAACTGA
- the si:ch1073-416j23.1 gene encoding rac GTPase-activating protein 1 isoform X2, with amino-acid sequence MGEAFIRELLSLFLQRIAVEENAMNNTELEFIEVVNNYDATRKKWLHAELELKRHKALLLKSDIAQAALEVKLKHCRNQVDVEIKKRYKAEADFQYLRQMQLMCDILVHDSKSNACLNDEQRSLLANFNHRGANVTQHKSKRLSVIDESSFLSHSDISYDRTDDDMDLDVTAVKPLKSRAREKRRSSMGPTVGAHAGKRGRVGGRSDDLLERRPMEKEVETTIVTASVTTPESGGQIHMVIDITQETPEKLPRTYRKEHQISSVGEQTSVWTPNDETAVDHDTTVEPDTMTEMESTTEPRFNQVFTPTVSKTLRHYFLSKTVIRPETCVPCGKRIRFGKMAVKCRDCRVVAHPECKPKCLESCSASCGAHGAEDTLESFAPPTQPRIPQIIVQCVNEIEKRGLEEKGIYRVPGGERMVKALRERYINGKRPLMLSRVDEIHVVCGLLKDFLRKLKEPLITFRLHRTFMEACEIPDDDDSAAIMYRAIGDLPKPNRETLAFLMLHLQRVMQSPLCQMDKNNLSRVFGPTIVGHGMAEPSPMTIMRDTNIQPMVIGRMLSFPAEYWKRLIMVARDQVISSVVDANINSESHSTDRDRLFKPLTSPELSKYPKTPTSGSLKGRMKNAFNNTNRAKTDPGKNKFFTSPN; translated from the exons ATGGGCGAAGCCTTTATCAGGgagcttctctctctgttccttcaACGGATTGCTGTGGAGGAAAATGCAATGAACAACACTGAACTTG AGTTTATTGAGGTAGTAAATAACTATGATGCCACAAGGAAGAAATGGTTACATGCAGAGCTGGAGCTGAAGAGGCACAAGGCGCTACTGTTGAAGTCCGACATAGCCCAGGCTGCCCTGGAGGTCAAACTAAAACACTGTCGCAACCAGGTCGATGTGGAGATCAAGAAGCGCTACAAGGCTGAGGCAGACTTTCAATACCTG CGGCAGATGCAACTGATGTGTGACATACTGGTCCACGACAGCAAGTCCAATGCCTGTCTGAATGACGAGCAGAGATCTCTGCTGGCCAACTTCAACCACAGGGGAGCCAACGTCACCCAGCACAAGAGCAAACG ATTATCTGTCATCGATGAGTCTTCATTCCTGTCTCACTCTGATATTAGTTACGATAGAACTGATGACGACATG GACCTGGATGTGACAGCCGTGAAACCACTTAAGTCGAGAGCAAGGGAAAAAAGG CGCTCCTCCATGGGACCGACTGTCGGTGCGCAcgcagggaagaggggaagagtcGGTGGCCGTTCAGACGATCTCCTTGAAAGAAGACCAATGGAAAAG GAAGTTGAGACTACGATTGTGACCGCGTCCGTTACAACCCCAGAGAGCGGAGGTCAAATTCACATGGTGATCGACATCACCCAGGAAACACCTGAGAAACTACCCAGGACTTACCGGAAGGAGCACCAGATTTCATCTGTTGGCG AGCAAACGTCCGTGTGGACTCCCAATGATGAAACCGCTGTTGATCATGATACTACCGTGGAGCCGGACACCATGACAGAAATGGAGTCCACCACAGAGCCTAGATTTAACCAGGTGTTCACTCCCACTGTTAGCAAAACTTTGCGGCACTACTTCCTGTCTAAAACG GTGATTCGTCCAGAAACATGTGTTCCATGTGGGAAGAGGATCCGGTTTGGGAAGATGGCTGTGAAGTGCAGGGACTGCCGTGTGGTAGCTCATCCCGAATGTAAACCGAAGTGCCTAGAAAGCTGCTCTGCCTCATGTGGAGCTCATGGAGCTGAG GACACGTTAGAGAGCTTTGCCCCACCTACCCAGCCTAGAATCCCTCAGATTATTGTTCAGTGCGTGAATGAAATTGAGAAAAGAGGATTGGAGGAG AAAGGCATCTACCGTGTTCCTGGGGGTGAGCGTATGGTGAAGGCGCTGAGGGAGAGATACATTAATGGGAAAAGGCCGCTCATGCTCAGTAGAGTGGATGAGATCCACGTTGTCTGTGGACTTCTCAAGGACTTCCTGAGGAAACTGAAGGAGCCTCTCATCACCTTCAGGCTGCATAGAACCTTCATGGAGGCCTGTG AGATTCCAGATGATGACGACAGCGCAGCAATAATGTACCGGGCCATAGGGGATCTGCCTAAGCCCAACAGAGAGACACTGGCTTTCCTCATGCTTCATCTGCAGAG AGTCATGCAGAGCCCCCTCTGTCAGATGGACAAGAACAATTTGTCCAGAGTGTTTGGACCAACCATTGTTGGACATGGAATGGCAGAGCCCTCCCCAATGACCATTATGAGGGACACAAACATTCAGCCAATG GTCATAGGCAGAATGCTGTCGTTCCCTGCTGAGTACTGGAAACGCCTCATCATGGTGGCGAGGGACCAAGTTATATCATCAGTTGTCGACGCCAACATCAATAGCGAGAGCCACAGTACAGACCGAG ATCGTCTGTTTAAACCGCTGACTTCCCCTGAGCTGAGTAAATACCCCAAGACTCCTACCAGTGGTTCTCTTAAGGGCAGAATGAAGAATGCCTTCAACAATAC TAACAGGGCAAAGACTGACCCGGGCAAAAATAAGTTCTTCACATCCCCCAACTGA